The following proteins are encoded in a genomic region of Lujinxingia vulgaris:
- a CDS encoding Y-family DNA polymerase → MDRWACINAADFALQVLLRAHPDWREEPAALLDRDHPQGKLVGLNLVARQAGLRSGMRYGEALALIPALRAGTIAPEEVEAVADAIARALIDYAPQVERHEELAGLFWLNASGLSKLYPSWRLWAEPLRDRLMERFEIRVTLVVGFRRALTYVIARTSRTSGAFDTPEAEARAAGKAPLSELDLSRSDRDLLAHLNLRTLSDLLALPAHGLERRLSPALVALYHQARGDRELPIRPFRVEEPTQSSQHLDYAERDTHRLLFLIKGHLHPLLRRLEEANDKLIALELHLELERHPALTERIEPAQPTLDALTLSDLIRLQLERLDLPAGVTQLTLTAHSEKTRTEQLRLFLGGDEPPARDIEAANRALARLRAQFGVEAVQRVRMRQAHLPEGRFLLEPFDALPLPTPTALKTSQAVRRFYPTPLRLRGLPPAREREGPHTICGGWWVRELHRDYHLIATNDHRLIWVFYDHRRHRWYVHAEF, encoded by the coding sequence ATGGACCGCTGGGCCTGCATTAACGCCGCCGACTTCGCGCTGCAGGTCCTGTTGCGCGCGCATCCGGACTGGCGCGAGGAGCCGGCCGCGCTCCTCGATCGCGACCACCCTCAGGGGAAGCTCGTGGGGCTGAACCTGGTCGCGCGCCAGGCCGGGCTGCGCTCCGGGATGCGCTACGGTGAGGCGCTGGCGCTGATCCCGGCGTTGCGCGCCGGCACCATCGCCCCGGAGGAGGTCGAGGCGGTGGCCGACGCCATCGCCCGCGCGCTGATCGACTATGCCCCCCAGGTGGAGCGCCACGAGGAGCTCGCCGGGCTCTTCTGGCTCAACGCTTCGGGGCTGAGCAAGCTCTACCCGAGCTGGCGGCTGTGGGCCGAGCCCCTGCGCGATCGTTTGATGGAACGCTTTGAGATCCGGGTTACCCTGGTGGTGGGTTTTCGCAGAGCGCTGACGTATGTGATTGCGCGGACATCGCGAACCTCCGGGGCCTTTGATACGCCGGAGGCTGAGGCCCGGGCTGCGGGAAAGGCCCCCTTGAGCGAGCTCGACTTAAGCCGCTCCGACCGCGATCTTCTGGCGCACCTCAACCTGCGCACCCTCTCCGATCTTCTAGCGCTCCCGGCGCACGGGCTGGAGCGGCGCTTGAGCCCGGCGCTGGTGGCGCTCTACCACCAGGCCCGCGGCGATCGGGAGCTTCCTATCCGCCCCTTTCGCGTCGAAGAGCCCACGCAGAGCTCCCAGCACCTCGACTACGCCGAGCGCGACACCCACCGCCTGCTCTTTCTGATCAAAGGCCACCTTCACCCCCTTTTAAGGCGGCTGGAGGAGGCCAACGACAAGCTCATCGCCCTGGAGCTGCACCTGGAGCTGGAGCGTCACCCTGCGCTGACCGAGCGCATTGAGCCGGCCCAGCCCACCCTCGACGCGCTCACCCTCTCGGACTTGATCCGACTTCAGCTCGAGCGGCTGGATCTTCCCGCCGGGGTCACCCAGCTCACGCTGACGGCGCATAGCGAGAAGACGCGCACCGAGCAGCTTCGTTTGTTTCTGGGGGGTGACGAGCCGCCTGCGCGTGACATTGAGGCAGCCAATCGCGCGCTGGCCCGCCTGCGCGCGCAGTTTGGCGTGGAGGCGGTCCAGCGCGTGCGGATGCGGCAGGCCCACCTGCCGGAGGGCCGCTTTCTCCTTGAACCTTTTGATGCGCTGCCCCTGCCGACCCCCACAGCGCTGAAGACCTCTCAGGCGGTGCGTCGCTTCTACCCTACTCCGCTGCGCCTCCGCGGGCTGCCGCCGGCCCGCGAGCGCGAGGGGCCCCACACCATCTGCGGCGGCTGGTGGGTACGCGAGCTTCACCGCGACTACCACCTCATCGCCACCAACGACCACCGCCTGATCTGGGTCTTCTACGACCACCGACGCCACCGCTGGTACGTGCACGCCGAGTTCTAA
- a CDS encoding M16 family metallopeptidase, whose product MMNASNLWMRSCVALGAAAVFAACSGGAPTPDETPTEAPAPNTAASDRPIPELRELSFIEGSPEITELESSETVRVTQVGELKVIHRITPANQVVVARLITEGGQAGLTESIAGIERLALGVAAGGGTLSTPKDAFNARLDSVGASVGSFASADYSGMSMRSVVEHFDTTWELFTQAVLEPAFPEEEVELQRTRQIASIESIKDDPDALVGELVSDLYFRNHAYENRQIGTVESVSALSTDELKAWQRSLLEPERMLLVVVGNIDHDLLVERVAESFGRLAPAEGDVPGVAEVEHTEPALEVIAQELPTNYIMGYFEAPALNEADYPAMLLATRYLRDRLFEEVRTRRNLTYAVSAGMASRKENFGYLYVTATDPAATLPVMFAEVERLQDEMVSDAALEKIRNVFLTSHYMNLQTNASQAGMLADHELLGGGWQEADAFLDAINAVTPADIQRVAQVYMGDYQFAVVGNPEAVPGELFGVEDDAVEETQTEEVVGEEADTSDESAPAEAEPES is encoded by the coding sequence ATGATGAACGCTTCGAACCTTTGGATGCGCTCGTGTGTCGCGCTTGGCGCGGCGGCTGTCTTTGCGGCCTGCTCCGGCGGTGCCCCCACCCCGGATGAGACCCCGACGGAGGCGCCGGCACCCAACACCGCCGCCTCCGATCGCCCGATCCCCGAGCTGCGCGAGCTGAGCTTTATCGAGGGCTCGCCAGAGATCACCGAGCTGGAGTCCAGCGAGACGGTGCGCGTCACGCAGGTCGGCGAGCTGAAGGTGATTCATCGGATCACGCCGGCCAACCAGGTGGTGGTCGCGCGGCTGATCACCGAGGGGGGGCAGGCCGGCCTCACCGAGAGCATCGCCGGCATCGAGCGCCTGGCGCTGGGTGTGGCCGCCGGTGGCGGCACGCTCTCGACGCCCAAGGACGCGTTTAACGCGCGTCTGGACAGCGTGGGCGCCTCGGTGGGCTCCTTTGCTTCCGCCGACTACTCCGGGATGTCGATGCGCTCGGTGGTGGAGCATTTTGACACGACCTGGGAGCTCTTTACCCAGGCGGTGCTTGAGCCGGCCTTCCCCGAAGAGGAGGTCGAGCTGCAGCGCACCCGCCAGATCGCCTCGATTGAGAGCATCAAAGATGATCCCGATGCCCTGGTCGGTGAGCTTGTGAGCGACCTCTATTTTCGCAACCACGCCTACGAAAACCGTCAGATCGGCACGGTGGAGTCGGTCAGCGCGCTGAGCACCGACGAGCTCAAAGCCTGGCAGCGCAGCCTGCTTGAGCCCGAGCGTATGCTGCTTGTGGTGGTGGGCAACATCGACCACGACCTGCTGGTCGAGCGCGTCGCGGAGAGTTTCGGGCGCCTGGCGCCCGCCGAGGGCGACGTGCCCGGGGTGGCCGAGGTGGAGCATACCGAGCCTGCGCTGGAGGTGATCGCGCAGGAGCTTCCCACCAACTACATCATGGGCTACTTCGAGGCGCCGGCGCTCAACGAAGCCGATTATCCGGCGATGCTGCTGGCCACGCGTTATCTGCGCGATCGCCTCTTTGAGGAGGTCCGCACCCGTCGCAACCTGACCTACGCCGTCTCGGCGGGCATGGCCTCGCGTAAAGAGAATTTTGGTTATCTCTACGTGACCGCCACCGACCCGGCCGCCACCCTGCCGGTGATGTTCGCCGAGGTGGAGCGGCTGCAAGACGAGATGGTCAGCGACGCGGCGCTCGAGAAGATCCGCAACGTCTTTTTGACCAGCCACTACATGAACCTGCAGACCAACGCGAGCCAGGCTGGCATGCTCGCCGACCACGAGCTCCTGGGTGGCGGCTGGCAGGAGGCCGACGCCTTCCTCGACGCCATCAATGCGGTGACCCCGGCCGATATCCAGCGTGTGGCGCAGGTCTACATGGGCGACTACCAGTTTGCGGTGGTTGGTAACCCCGAGGCCGTCCCCGGCGAGCTCTTCGGCGTGGAGGACGACGCCGTGGAGGAGACGCAGACCGAAGAGGTGGTGGGCGAAGAGGCCGATACCTCTGACGAGTCCGCTCCTGCGGAGGCCGAGCCCGAGTCCTGA
- a CDS encoding DNA recombination/repair protein RecA → MASLTSLPHIQRATDLERPEHEARWELSTLKGKLSELSGHSAAGVSVALRLIAQTQRGGEPAAWIGSTSRLFYPPDAVGWGIDWEALPIIGLGDARQAARAADKLLRSGAFGLVVVDLPPRAFVPAPLLGRLMHLAETHNSALLFLTQKSPTEDSLSSLIALRAQARWASLDARRLRAQLDIIKDKRRGPGHQILEDYHGPLGLH, encoded by the coding sequence ATGGCCAGCCTGACATCGCTTCCACATATTCAACGCGCCACCGATCTGGAGCGCCCCGAGCACGAGGCGCGCTGGGAGCTGAGCACGCTCAAGGGCAAGCTCAGCGAGTTGAGCGGGCACTCTGCGGCCGGGGTCTCGGTGGCGCTACGCCTGATCGCCCAGACGCAGCGGGGCGGCGAGCCTGCGGCGTGGATTGGGTCGACCTCGCGCTTGTTTTATCCGCCGGATGCGGTGGGCTGGGGCATCGACTGGGAGGCTTTGCCGATCATCGGGCTTGGCGACGCAAGGCAGGCAGCGCGCGCCGCGGATAAGTTGCTGCGCAGCGGGGCGTTCGGGCTGGTGGTGGTCGATCTTCCGCCCCGCGCCTTTGTGCCCGCGCCCCTCCTGGGCCGGCTGATGCATCTGGCCGAGACCCACAACAGCGCGCTGCTCTTTCTGACTCAGAAATCGCCCACCGAGGACTCCTTAAGCTCGCTCATCGCGCTGCGCGCTCAGGCCCGCTGGGCCAGCCTTGATGCGCGGCGGCTGCGCGCGCAGCTCGACATCATCAAAGACAAACGACGCGGCCCCGGCCACCAGATCCTTGAGGACTATCATGGACCGCTGGGCCTGCATTAA
- the galE gene encoding UDP-glucose 4-epimerase GalE gives MTMLVTGGAGYIGSHVAWALIDAGHQVLILDNLSTGVRENIPPAAELIEGDVGDAALLRKIFSEHGIEAILHFAGSIVVPESVENPLKYYDNNTARTRTLIEEAVRADVPRFIFSSTAAVYGSPDELPVTEDSPAQPINPYGRSKLMTEWMLKDVSAAHPLNFVALRYFNVAGADPAGRTGQSTPQATHLIKVTCQLASGQRESMAIFGTDYPTADGTCIRDYIHVSDLADAHLRALDYLSGGNPSAIFNCGYGHGYSVREVIGAVEKVAGTPLNVREEGRRAGDPAELISDPTRLRDATGWTPRYDDLELIVKSALAWEAKTSP, from the coding sequence ATGACCATGCTCGTCACCGGCGGCGCCGGCTATATCGGAAGTCACGTGGCCTGGGCGCTGATCGACGCCGGCCATCAGGTCTTAATTCTCGACAACCTCTCCACCGGCGTACGCGAGAACATCCCACCTGCGGCCGAGCTCATCGAGGGCGATGTGGGCGACGCGGCCCTGCTCCGGAAGATCTTTTCGGAGCACGGCATCGAGGCAATCCTGCATTTTGCCGGCAGCATCGTGGTGCCCGAGTCGGTCGAAAATCCGCTCAAGTATTACGATAATAACACCGCCCGCACCCGCACGCTGATCGAGGAGGCGGTGCGCGCCGACGTGCCCCGCTTTATCTTCTCGTCGACCGCCGCGGTCTACGGCTCCCCCGATGAGCTTCCGGTCACCGAAGACTCACCGGCACAGCCCATCAACCCCTACGGGCGCTCCAAGCTGATGACGGAGTGGATGCTCAAAGACGTGAGCGCGGCCCACCCGCTGAACTTCGTGGCGCTGCGCTACTTCAATGTGGCCGGGGCCGACCCGGCCGGGCGCACCGGGCAGTCCACCCCTCAGGCCACGCATCTGATCAAAGTGACCTGCCAGCTTGCCAGCGGTCAGCGCGAGTCGATGGCGATCTTTGGCACCGACTACCCCACCGCCGACGGCACCTGCATCCGTGACTACATCCACGTCAGCGATCTGGCCGACGCCCACCTGCGCGCGCTCGACTATCTCTCCGGGGGCAACCCCAGCGCGATCTTCAACTGCGGCTACGGCCACGGCTACTCGGTGCGCGAGGTGATCGGGGCGGTGGAGAAGGTCGCCGGCACCCCGCTTAACGTGCGCGAAGAAGGCCGCCGCGCCGGAGACCCCGCCGAGCTCATCTCCGACCCCACGCGTCTGCGAGACGCCACCGGCTGGACGCCCCGCTACGACGACCTGGAGCTGATCGTGAAAAGCGCCCTGGCCTGGGAAGCCAAAACCTCCCCCTGA
- a CDS encoding glycosyltransferase produces the protein MRVAIVTGQFPALSQTFVLNQITGLIDRGCDVTILADPPARAEKVHPDVERYGLMTRTVYWTRHGRPAKEQALDGVRAFLRTKKRRLLPGMIKGVGAARRHDETLSASLMVKAAHLSRLEPFDVVLCHFGNLGRECQILREMGALRGKLAVFFHGYDMSVFPIERGPGVYRELFKGAELLLPISEHWQERLIELGAPPEKIAVHRMGIDTTRFEFKVRRPEADGEVRLLTIGRLVEKKGIAYGLEAFARVRERFPDARYHIAGDGPLSDELKARAQALGLGDSVQFLGWKHQDEIIALLLDHHILLTPSVTAKNGDKEGLPVVLMEGLATGMPVLSTRHSGIPELVRHGESGLIAEERDVEGLAQNLEVLLEDPDLWETLGQQGRAIVEAEFSIEKLNDHLKERLEALAAS, from the coding sequence ATGCGCGTTGCCATTGTCACCGGGCAGTTCCCGGCCTTAAGTCAGACCTTTGTGCTCAACCAGATCACCGGCCTCATCGATCGGGGCTGCGATGTGACGATTTTGGCCGATCCGCCCGCCCGCGCCGAGAAGGTGCACCCGGATGTGGAGCGCTACGGCCTGATGACGCGCACCGTGTACTGGACGCGCCACGGCCGCCCGGCAAAAGAGCAGGCCCTGGACGGCGTGCGCGCGTTTTTGCGCACCAAAAAGCGCCGCCTGCTCCCGGGCATGATCAAGGGTGTGGGCGCCGCCCGCCGCCACGACGAAACCCTCTCGGCCTCGCTGATGGTCAAGGCCGCGCACTTAAGCCGGCTTGAGCCTTTTGATGTGGTGCTCTGCCACTTCGGCAACCTGGGCCGCGAGTGCCAGATCTTGAGGGAGATGGGCGCGCTGCGCGGCAAACTCGCCGTCTTCTTTCACGGCTACGACATGAGCGTCTTTCCCATCGAACGCGGCCCCGGCGTCTACCGCGAGCTCTTTAAAGGCGCGGAGCTGCTTCTGCCGATCAGCGAGCACTGGCAAGAGCGGCTCATTGAGCTTGGCGCGCCCCCCGAGAAGATCGCCGTGCACCGGATGGGCATCGACACGACGCGTTTTGAGTTCAAGGTGCGCCGGCCCGAGGCCGATGGCGAGGTGCGCCTGCTGACCATCGGGCGCCTGGTCGAAAAGAAGGGCATCGCCTACGGGCTGGAGGCCTTCGCCCGGGTCCGCGAGCGTTTTCCGGACGCGCGCTACCATATCGCCGGCGACGGGCCCTTAAGCGACGAGCTCAAAGCCCGCGCGCAGGCCCTGGGGCTGGGCGACTCGGTGCAGTTTTTAGGCTGGAAACATCAGGATGAGATCATCGCGCTTTTGCTCGATCACCACATCCTGCTCACCCCCAGCGTCACCGCGAAAAACGGTGATAAAGAGGGCCTGCCGGTCGTGCTGATGGAGGGGCTGGCCACGGGAATGCCCGTCTTGAGCACGCGCCACAGTGGCATCCCGGAGCTTGTGCGCCACGGCGAATCCGGCCTCATCGCCGAGGAGCGCGACGTGGAGGGGCTGGCTCAAAACCTTGAAGTGTTGCTTGAAGATCCCGACCTCTGGGAGACGCTCGGCCAGCAGGGGCGCGCGATCGTCGAGGCGGAGTTTTCGATCGAAAAGCTCAACGATCACTTAAAAGAACGCCTCGAAGCCCTCGCGGCCAGCTGA
- a CDS encoding M16 family metallopeptidase: MTSYSMASAPWRAALVAAGALALSLTPPAASPALAQDSPDPSTQKTVEAGDLMESRTLENGLDVIVISDPTLPIVTIELTVKNGAYTETAELNGLSHLYEHMFFKGNAVIPNQEAYLERMRELGIVFNGTTSSERVNYFFTLPAANLTPGLQFMYDATTSPNFDEAEFEREKQVVLGEADRAESSPYYWLNRGVEQLLWHTYPARKDPLGSREAIINATVEQMRRMKELYYVPNNSVVMVAGDVEPEAAFEAVEAVFGQWERAEDPFTIEPVPPHPPLADDSYVVVEREVQVPVFQFNWHGPSVGEDPVGTHAADVLSYILSQPTSKFYKALVDSQLTLGASKSYYTQAFTGPISLTAQALPEQFYAAMEAALIEVSRFADPDYFTDEQLEAAKTILAVQEIYGREQTSSFAHTVTFWWAVAGLDYYRSYIADLEAVTREDIANYVRTYILDQPMVVGALASPEQVESLGLSEERLQEVVESVRARLENESSDTSDSAENEGGQ; this comes from the coding sequence ATGACCTCGTACTCGATGGCCTCTGCCCCCTGGCGCGCGGCGCTTGTGGCGGCCGGCGCGCTGGCGCTGAGCCTGACGCCCCCGGCAGCTTCCCCCGCCCTGGCGCAGGATTCGCCCGACCCGAGCACCCAGAAGACGGTCGAGGCCGGCGACCTGATGGAGAGCCGCACGCTGGAGAACGGTCTCGATGTGATCGTGATCTCCGACCCCACCCTGCCGATCGTCACGATCGAGCTCACCGTGAAAAACGGCGCTTACACCGAGACCGCTGAGCTCAACGGGTTGAGCCACCTCTACGAGCATATGTTCTTTAAGGGGAACGCCGTTATCCCCAACCAGGAAGCGTACCTGGAGCGGATGCGCGAGCTGGGGATTGTGTTCAACGGCACCACGAGCAGCGAGCGGGTCAACTACTTCTTTACGCTGCCGGCGGCGAACCTCACCCCGGGCCTGCAGTTTATGTACGACGCCACCACCTCCCCGAATTTCGATGAGGCGGAGTTTGAGCGCGAGAAGCAGGTCGTGCTTGGCGAGGCCGACCGGGCCGAGTCGAGCCCCTACTACTGGCTCAACCGCGGGGTGGAGCAGCTCCTGTGGCATACCTACCCGGCGCGCAAAGATCCGCTGGGCTCGCGAGAGGCGATCATCAACGCCACCGTCGAGCAGATGCGGCGCATGAAGGAGCTTTATTATGTGCCCAACAACTCGGTGGTGATGGTCGCCGGCGATGTGGAGCCCGAGGCGGCGTTTGAGGCCGTTGAGGCCGTGTTCGGGCAGTGGGAGCGCGCCGAAGATCCCTTTACGATTGAGCCCGTCCCCCCCCACCCTCCTCTTGCCGACGATAGCTATGTGGTGGTGGAGCGCGAGGTGCAGGTTCCGGTCTTCCAGTTCAACTGGCACGGCCCCTCGGTCGGCGAAGACCCGGTGGGAACGCATGCGGCCGATGTGCTCAGCTATATTCTGAGCCAGCCCACAAGCAAGTTTTATAAAGCGCTGGTCGACAGCCAGCTCACCCTCGGCGCCTCAAAAAGCTATTACACTCAGGCGTTTACCGGGCCCATCAGCCTGACGGCCCAGGCCCTGCCCGAGCAGTTCTACGCGGCGATGGAGGCGGCGCTCATTGAGGTCTCGCGCTTTGCCGACCCCGACTACTTTACTGATGAGCAGCTGGAGGCGGCCAAGACCATCCTGGCCGTGCAGGAGATCTACGGTCGCGAGCAGACGAGCTCCTTTGCCCACACCGTGACCTTCTGGTGGGCGGTGGCCGGCCTGGATTATTACCGCAGCTACATCGCGGATCTGGAGGCGGTGACCCGCGAGGATATCGCCAACTACGTGCGCACCTACATCCTCGACCAGCCCATGGTCGTCGGCGCGCTGGCCAGCCCGGAGCAGGTCGAGAGCCTGGGGCTGAGCGAGGAGCGCCTGCAGGAAGTCGTCGAGAGCGTGCGCGCTCGACTGGAAAATGAATCGAGCGACACGAGCGATAGCGCTGAAAACGAAGGAGGCCAGTGA
- a CDS encoding glycosyltransferase family 4 protein — MPFSPAHAIRQRVPLGLDSPSSADVLIDATALDTGHRDRGIGRYVHGLVQAMGALEPLPEAALLRLHPEATPLPQKAESKARGPSDGELATPFATWKLRRPRTTHLGRFLINELRLARELRQSGAKLYHATEPWSAPVGPGFKTVITCHDLIPLQFPEHYMGKGHRYWQVYHHYMRLRERWGALDHIIAISEATATELKQRFNVADERITVVPNGIDHGHFKPSAPETIKALKQRFNLENPFALYVGGYDFRKNTELLIRALAQLPSSTELTLVLAGGGDAQARKAHDALAEKLGQAHRLRWLGFVDDRDLPALYGAAEFFVYPSLAEGFGLQALEAMACGCPVIASERSSLPEVVGDAALLANPGSAYGWGESMSALLKDDALRERLRRAGLERAQSFSWERCARETAAVYERLLAST; from the coding sequence ATGCCTTTCTCCCCCGCTCATGCCATTCGCCAGCGCGTTCCGCTGGGACTTGATTCGCCCTCATCGGCCGACGTGCTCATCGACGCCACCGCCCTGGACACCGGTCACCGCGACCGGGGCATCGGGCGCTACGTTCACGGCCTGGTTCAGGCCATGGGAGCGCTGGAGCCTTTGCCAGAGGCCGCGCTCCTGAGGCTGCACCCCGAGGCCACTCCCCTGCCTCAGAAAGCCGAGAGCAAGGCCCGGGGGCCCTCCGACGGCGAGCTCGCCACGCCATTTGCGACCTGGAAGCTGCGCCGCCCCCGCACCACCCACCTCGGGCGGTTTTTGATCAATGAGCTCCGGCTGGCCCGGGAGCTGCGCCAGTCCGGCGCAAAGCTCTACCACGCCACCGAGCCCTGGTCGGCGCCGGTGGGGCCGGGCTTTAAGACGGTGATCACCTGCCACGACCTGATCCCGCTGCAGTTTCCAGAGCATTATATGGGCAAGGGGCATCGCTACTGGCAGGTGTATCACCACTACATGAGGCTGCGGGAGCGGTGGGGTGCGCTCGACCACATCATCGCCATCAGCGAGGCGACAGCCACAGAGCTAAAGCAGCGCTTTAACGTAGCCGATGAGCGTATCACGGTGGTGCCCAATGGCATCGATCACGGCCATTTTAAGCCCTCTGCGCCGGAAACGATCAAAGCTCTCAAGCAGCGCTTTAATTTAGAAAACCCATTCGCGCTCTATGTGGGGGGCTATGATTTTCGCAAAAACACCGAGCTTTTGATCCGCGCGCTGGCCCAGCTTCCCTCCTCCACCGAGCTCACGCTGGTGTTGGCCGGGGGGGGCGACGCACAGGCGCGTAAGGCCCACGACGCGCTGGCGGAAAAACTCGGCCAGGCCCACCGGCTGCGCTGGCTCGGCTTTGTCGATGATCGCGATCTTCCGGCGCTCTACGGCGCGGCCGAGTTTTTCGTATACCCCTCGCTGGCCGAAGGGTTCGGGCTGCAGGCTCTGGAGGCGATGGCCTGTGGCTGCCCGGTGATCGCCAGCGAGCGCTCCAGCCTTCCGGAGGTCGTGGGCGATGCGGCGCTCCTGGCCAACCCGGGCTCGGCCTACGGGTGGGGTGAGTCGATGAGCGCGCTCTTGAAAGACGACGCACTTCGCGAGAGGCTGCGCCGGGCCGGGCTTGAGCGCGCGCAGAGTTTTTCCTGGGAGCGCTGCGCCCGAGAGACCGCCGCGGTCTATGAGCGCCTGCTGGCCTCCACCTAA